The Neomonachus schauinslandi chromosome 4, ASM220157v2, whole genome shotgun sequence genome includes a region encoding these proteins:
- the ADHFE1 gene encoding hydroxyacid-oxoacid transhydrogenase, mitochondrial, whose protein sequence is MAAAARARVAHLLRQLQRAACQCPTHSHTYSQAPGFAPSGKSTDYAFEMAVSNIRYGAGVTKEVGMDLQNMGAKNVCLMTDKNLSQLPPVQMVMDSLVKNGINFKVYDNVRVEPTDRSFMEAIEFVKRGAFDAYVAVGGGSTMDTCKAANLYASSPHSDFLDYVNAPIGKGKPVSVPLKPLIAVPTTSGTGSETTGVAIFDYEHLKVKTGIASRAIKPTLGLIDPLHTLHMPDRVVANSGFDVLCHALESYTALPYHMRSPCPSNPITRPAYQGSNPISDIWAVHALRIVAKYLKRAVRNPDDLEARSNMHLASAFAGIGFGNAGVHLCHGMSYPISGLVKTYKAKDYNVDHPLVPHGLSVVLTSPAVFTFTAQMSPERHLETAEILGANTCTARIPDAGPILADTLRKFLFDLDVDDGLAAIGYSSADIPALVKGTLPQERVTKLAPRPQSEEDLSALFEASMKLY, encoded by the exons ATGGCTGCAGCCGCTCGCGCCCGTGTCGCGCACTTGCTGAGGCAACTGCAGCGAGCAGC atgCCAGTGCCCAACTCATTCTCATACTTACTCCCAAG CTCCTGGATTTGCACCTTCTGGGAAATCAACAGATTATGCCTTTGAG atggCCGTTTCAAATATTAGATACGGAGCAGGAGTTACAAAGGAAGTGGGAATG gaCCTACAAAACATGGGTGCTAAAAATGTGTGTTTGATGACAGATAAGAacctctcccagctccctcccgTACAAATGGTTATGGATTCCCTAGTGAAGAATGGCATAAATTTTAAGGTTTATGATAATGTGAGGGTGGAACCAACTGATAGaag CTTCATGGAAGCTATTGAGTTTGTCAAAAGGGGAGCTTTTGATGCCTACGTTGCTGTCGGTGGCGGCTCCACCATGGACACCTGTAAAGCCGCTAATCTGTATGCGTCCAGCCCTCATTCTGATTTCCTAGATTATGTCAATGCCCCCATTGGGAAGGGAAAGCCTGTGTCTGTGCCTCTGAAGCCTCTGATTGCAG TCCCAACTACCTCAGGAACTGGGAGTGAAACTACGGGAGTTGCCATCTTTGACTATGAACACTTGAAAGTAAAAACTG GCATTGCTTCCCGAGCCATCAAACCCACACTGGGACTGATCGATCCTCTGCACACCCTGCACATGCCTGACCGGGTGGTTGCCAACAGTGGCTTCGATGTGCTTTG CCATGCCCTGGAGTCCTACACTGCCCTCCCCTACCACATGCGGAGCCCCTGCCCTTCAAATCCTATCACCCGGCCAGCATACCAGGGCAGCAACCCAATTAGCGACATTTGGGCAGTCCATGCACTTCGGATCGTCGCTAAGTATCTAAAGAG GGCTGTCAGAAATCCTGACGATCTTGAAGCGAGGTCTAATATGCACTTGGCAAGTGCTTTTGCTGGCATTGGCTTTGGAAATGCTGGTGTTCATCTGTG ccATGGAATGTCTTACCCAATTTCAGGCTTAGTGAAGACATACAAAGCAAAGGATTATAATGTGGATCACCCACTGGTG cCTCATGGCCTTTCTGTGGTACTCACCTCCCCAGCGGTATTCACTTTCACAGCACAGATGTCTCCTGAACGGCACCTGGAAACAGCAGAAATACTGG GAGCTAACACCTGCACTGCCAGGATCCCAGATGCTGGGCCTATTTTGGCAGACACACTCCGGAAATTCTTATTCGATCTGGATGTTGATGATGGCCTCGCTGCCATTGGTTACTCCAGCGCCGATATCCCTGCATTAGTGAAAGGAACGCTGCCCCAG
- the RRS1 gene encoding LOW QUALITY PROTEIN: ribosome biogenesis regulatory protein homolog (The sequence of the model RefSeq protein was modified relative to this genomic sequence to represent the inferred CDS: deleted 1 base in 1 codon), which produces MSSGGAMEGQSVEELLAKAERDEAEKLQRITVHKELELEFDLGNLLASDRNPPTGLRRAGPTPEAELQALARDNTQLLINQLWQLPTERVEEALVARLPEPTTRLPREKPVPRPRPLTRWQQFARLKGIRPKKKTNLVWDEVSGQWRRRWGYQRARDDTKEWLIEVPGGADPSEDQFAKRIQAKKERVAKNELNRLRNLARAHKMQLPSAAGMHPTGHQSKEELGRAMQVAKVSTASVGRFQERLPKEKAPRGSGKKRKFQPLFGDFAAEKKSQLELLRVMKSKKPQLDVTRATNKQMREEDQEEAAKRRKMSQKGKRKGGRQGPGGKRKAVPPSQGGKRKAGLGSKMNSGPLPLGGKRKGGQHQGGKRRK; this is translated from the exons ATGAGCTCAGGGGGAGCCATGGAGGGCCAGAGCGTGGAGGAATTGCTGGCAAAGGCGGAGCGGGACGAGGCAGAGAAGCTGCAGCGCATCACGGTGCAcaaggagctggagctggagttCGACTTGGGTAACCTGCTGGCCTCAGACCGGAAC CCCCCGACGGGCCTGCGGCGCGCGGGACCCACGCCGGAGGCTGAGCTGCAGGCCCTGGCGCGGGACAACACGCAGCTGCTCATCAACCAGCTGTGGCAGCTGCCCACGGAGCGCGTGGAGGAGGCGCTGGTGGCGCGGCTGCCGGAGCCCACCACTCGCCTGCCGCGCGAGAAGCCGGTGCCCCGGCCGCGGCCGCTTACTCGCTGGCAGCAGTTCGCGCGCCTCAAGGGCATCCGTCCCAAGAAGAAGACCAATCTGGTGTGGGACGAGGTGAGTGGCCAGTGGCGACGCCGCTGGGGCTACCAGCGCGCCCGCGACGACACCAAGGAATGGTTGATCGAGGTGCCCGGCGGTGCCGACCCCTCAGAGGACCAGTTCGCCAAGCGGATCCAGGCTAAGAAGGAACGGGTGGCCAAGAATGAGTTGAACCGGCTGCGTAACCTGGCTCGCGCGCACAAGATGCAGCTGCCCAGCGCGGCTGGCATGCACCCTACGGGACACCAGAGTAAGGAGGAATTGGGCCGCGCCATGCAGGTGGCCAAGGTCTCCACCGCCTCAGTGGGGCGTTTCCAGGAGCGCTTGCCCAAGGAGAAGGCCCCCCGGGGCTCCGGCAAGAAGAGAAAGTTTCAACCCCTTTTCGGGGACTTTGCAGCGGAGAAAAAGAGCCAGTTGGAGCTGCTGCGGGTGATGAAGAGCAAAAAGCCTCAGCTGGACGTGACAAGGGCCACCAATAAACAGATGAGGGAGGAGGACCAGGAGGAGGCTgccaagaggaggaaaatgagcCAGAAGGGCAAGAGAAAGGGGGGCCGGCAGGGTCCTGGGGGCAAAAGGAAAGCTGTCCCGCCCagccagggagggaagaggaaagcagGCTTGGGAAGCAAGATGAATTCTGGGCCACTTCCCTTGGGCGGCAAGAGGAAAGGAGGGCAAcaccaaggaggaaagagaaggaaataa